Part of the Clostridium sporogenes genome, TATTAGTTCACAAATAAAGTATTCTTATTATTTTTCTAGATATCTATTTTCTCTAAAAGTATTTCTTGTTTTAATATCTTTAAAGGTTGTTATAATAATTTCCTACTGAAAGAAAAAACTACAAAAGGATGATTCTGTTTCGCTTTTCTACACAAAATCTTTAATTATAATATTTATGCTAAGTTAGTTATTAAATTTAAAGATTATAGAATCCATTTTAAATTTAATATATAGATGACTTCAAAAAAAGCGATAGCGCCGGTGGAGGCTTTCTATAAAAATTAATATTTAGGTTTATATAAAAGACTTTAATTTTATTCAAAAATAACGGGAGTAATCGTGAGTTGCCTTTCTAACCACATATCCTTTTTTAAACCAAGGGTAGTATAACTTTCTTTTAAGCCGTAATTTTCTTATATTGAGTCTATAGATTTTAGGAGTTTTTCTATATTACCTTGATCTAAGGTAGTTGCTCCTATTCTATCTGGATGGCTTCCATCGGTTTTGGTTAATCCATGAAAATCCGAACCACCAGTTATAATTTTGTTATATTTTTTAGCCAGATTTTCAAATCTTATGGTATCTTCTGGCTTATTCATATAATATATCGCTTCTACTCCATTGAAATCCAATTTAAATAAGTCTTCTACATTAGTTTTTTTTATTAATACAGGATGAGCTAAAACTGATATGGCACCAGATTCTTTTAATAGAGATATACCTTCCTCAGCGGAAATAGTTTTATTAGGTACATAAGCCTTACATCCTTCTCCAATGAAATTTGAAAATATATGATCCCAGCTATAATCATATCCCGCTTCTACAATTGCTTTTGCAATATGTGGTCTTGAAATAACTCCTTTTGTAGATTCCATTATTTCATTAAAACTTATTATTATATTAAAATACTTTTTTAGTTTATCTACTATTTCATTGGCTCTTTTTTTTCTATATTCTTTTTTGTGTTTTTGAAAATTTTGTATTAAGCTATTTTTATAATTATTTCCTTTAAAATATCCTAAAACGTGAATACTGCAGTTATTATATGTAGTGGATAATTCTATACCAGGAATAACCTTTATGTTTAATTTTTTTCCATAAAATAATGCTTCCTCTATTCCATCTGTAGTATCATGATCTGTTATGGATAT contains:
- a CDS encoding PHP domain-containing protein; protein product: MYIKGDFHTHTNASDGKYSSKELVYLAKEEGLDIISITDHDTTDGIEEALFYGKKLNIKVIPGIELSTTYNNCSIHVLGYFKGNNYKNSLIQNFQKHKKEYRKKRANEIVDKLKKYFNIIISFNEIMESTKGVISRPHIAKAIVEAGYDYSWDHIFSNFIGEGCKAYVPNKTISAEEGISLLKESGAISVLAHPVLIKKTNVEDLFKLDFNGVEAIYYMNKPEDTIRFENLAKKYNKIITGGSDFHGLTKTDGSHPDRIGATTLDQGNIEKLLKSIDSI